GTGGTAATTACTTATGTTGTAGCTCTTATCGAATTCTTTATTAAATGATCTAAGTACTTTAATTCATGCAATTGGATTTCATTTGTATTAGGAAGAAGATTCTGTTGATCGTATTCATGCCCAAGACAGAGAaactataaaaaaattaatcgttaatttaatgttgcattctCCTGATTCTATTCAGAAACAGTTGTCCGATGCTGTTTCAATTATTGGAAAATATGATTTTCCAAATAAGTGGCCAGAGCTTATAGACCAAAtggttgaaaaattcaatacaGGGGATTTTCATGTTATTAATGGCGTTTTACATACTGCacattctttatttaaaaaatatagatatGAATTTAAAAGTCAAAGTCTGTGGAccgaaataaaatttgtattggACAGATTTGCTAAACCTTTAACAGATTTGTTTGTTGTAAGaatttgtttattcaattttttacacAATATAGCATATTAACTGCTTCTTTCAATTGCTAAATTATATATTGTAGGCTACAATGAATTTAACACAAGTACATGCGAACAATGTAGAAGCATTAAAAGTTATATATAGTTCTTTGGTAATTTTATCTAAAGTGTTCTATTCTCTTAACTTTCAAGTAAGTAAAATAActaataaagtaatataagaaagtattatattaaaaaaaaaatgaacaatattttttattctaggATTTACCAGAATTTTTTGAAGACAATATGGCTGTGTGGATGAGAAATTTTCATACCCTGTTGAATACAGATGTTCCATCTCTACAATCTTCtgtatatttacatataaatcTGTTCTTATACTCGttttatgtaataatatttttgcatTATAATGTTTGATGTATGTATAGGATGATGAGGAGCCAGAAGTAATCGAACAACTAAAATCACAAGTCTGTGACAATATTGGCCTTTATGCTCAGAAATACGATGAAGAATTTCAACCGTATTTACCTCAATTTGTAACTGCAGTTTGGAATCTACTTACGTCTACAGGGCAACAACCAAAATATGACACTGTACGTAAATATAAGAGAAAATTATacgtatttaaataaatttcattctaaTAAAACTATATTTTTGCAGTTAGTTTCGAACGCTTTACAATTTTTAGCAACAGTGGCAGATCGTGGTCAGTACAGATATTTGTTTGTGGATCCAGGTACTTTAAGTTGTATATGTGAAAAGGTTATAATTCCGAATATGAAATTTAGAGGTAATCACTGcaaataatatatgtatttaaagCACGTACAGTTTCAATAAACATACGTTATTATCGGCTTATAATAAAAACTGTTTAACAATTAACAGAATCGGATAATGAATTATTTGAGGATAATCCTGAAGAATACATTAGGCGAGATATTGAAGGTAGCGATGTAGATACAAGAAGACGCGCTGCATGTGATTTAGTTAAAGTGCtttctaaatattttgaaGCAAAAATAATGGAAATTTTTGGCGCCTATATTCAggtaaataaatcaaattatatAAACCACATGTATATGTCGTCATATTCCATTTATCGGTTTTAGGTAATGTTACAAAATTATGCGGAAAAACCTGCTGAAAATTGGCGAAGCAAGGATGCTGCAATTTATCTAGTCACTAGTAGTGCAAGTAAAGCTCAGACGCAAAAACACGGCGTTACACAAAGTAGCGAACTTGTTCCACTACCTCAATTTGCAATGCAGCATATTGAACCAGAATTAGTAAAACCAAATGGTACGTAAATTTGTTAAAGAGTGGAATCAAATTTATAGAATCATAACTTTAAACGTTGCATTTCAGTGAACGAATTCCCTGTACTTAAAGCCGATGCAATTAAGTTTATAATGACCTTTAGATCAGTATTGCCGAGAGAAATGATACTTGGAAGTTTACCGCAACTAATTAGGCACTTGAGTGCTACGAATATTGTTGTTCACACATATGCTGCTTGTGCAATTGAAAGAATACTTGCAATGAAAGGACCTGATAATTTGTATTTGTAAGAAAACAaatagtttatttaaaaatgttataacCGTATTGTTGTGCACATTGCTTGTAAAATTCTTTTGTAGAGTTAAAGGAACTGATTTATCGCCGCTAACAGCAGATCTCTTAAAAGGTCTGTTTGCATGTTTAAACATGCCTGGTTCAGAAGAGAACGAATACGTCATGAAAGCTATTATGAGAAGTTTTGGTGTTTTACAAGAAATTGTTGTGCCATTTTTAGCAGATCTTTTACCGAAACTTACAGAAAAACTTGCCATTGTATCTAAAAATCCGAGTCGTCCtaatttcaatcattttctcTTTGAAACATTTGCATTATCCATTAAGTAAGtattaaacaaacaaaaaataatgatatcaATAATAAAAGTTATACATTTCTTATACGATTTTAGGATCGTATGTAAAACTCACAAGGTAGCGGTTTCATCGTTTGAAGAAGCATTGTTTCCAATTTTCCAAGAAATTTTACAACAAGATGTTCTAGGTATAGTATTGTATTAATTCTCGCACGCTGAATACAGGGTCATTTTGCCCCTGTACTTTTTTTTGttgtgtatatgtatattaaggATATGTCGAAACTCGGGTTCGGCCgcagaaatctaaaattttggagttttaaaaatctgaaattttgaaaatatgatattttaaaaacCTGAAATTGTGAGATCTTAGAATTTTTAGATAGTGAGGGGGCCAGTCCATCAGGTCGGGAGGGGGTAGCAGATTCACTCTAGCTCCCTACTTAGTTACACTAATGTCTAACTAATAACCTCGGACAAAATACTTTCGAATTCATGTCCAATTCTACCCGATTTTTCTCGACCTGACCCGAAGTTTCTACATGCTTTGTTAtacttaaatatatttttaattttgtatataattATGATGACATAATTATGGGTGAAAGTGATCCTATATCCAACTACCACGTTTTTCGAAGGTTACAAGAATTTCATCAGTCTTTTAATGAATGATGTTTTCAGAATTTCTACCATACGTTTTTCAAATTCTTGCCTTGCTTTTGGAATTACGAACTCAAGATATGCCAGAAGCATATTTGGCTTTATTCCCTTGTTTACTGTCATCTGTGCTCTTTGAACGTCATGCTAATATTCATCCATTGAATCGGTTATTAAGGGCTTTTATTAGCCATGGTGCACACCATATAGTAGCACAAGATAAAACAAATGGTTTGTTAGGTGTATTTCAGAAACTGATTGCTTCAAAAGCTAATGACCATGAAGGCTTTTTATTGTTACAAAGTATTATTGAACATTTTGCACCGTAAGTTTTCACGTAAAAGCAAatcatcttttttttatctgtattaacaataatataacattttCAGGAATGTTTTGGAACCATACGTGAaacaaatttttgtattactttttcaAAGACTCTCATCATCAAAAACAACAAAATTTGTAAAGGGTCTAATTGTATTTTTTGCATATTATATCATTAGGTATGGTGCGACTAATTTGGTtacaattatagatcaaatacAATCTCAGTAAGTTATTTTTACATTcgaaattaaaagtaaaattaattcaGGTAATTATAATGTTCATCTTATTTACAGAATGTTTGGTATGGTTATAGAACGTGTATTATTAGCAGACTTGCAAAAAGTATCGGGTGATATTGAACGAAAAGTAGCTGCAGTAGGAATCTCAAATTTACTGATCGACTGTCCCGCAATGCTAGAAAGGCCATTCAATACATATTATCCACGTTTATTAGCAACATTAGTAGAATTCTTTGAATTGCCGCAGGATCAAACTACATTACCAGAGGATGACGCGTTTCCTGAAATTGAGGATGCACCTGGTTATCAAGTAGGATACAGTCAACTTCTTTGTGCAAAAAATCCTCCAAAAGATCCATTAGAAGGTATAggttttataatatttgtttacAATGCATTTAAATGTATAGTATCTATCTGAACTTCCCTCGGGAAGATAGCGTTTTAGAGAAAGAAGGTCCCACTAGGTGCGTGTAAACATTCacttagaaaaattttatttaatatttttgaaatttcgcattctgaaattttagaattctgtTTAAAACATACCTGGTAACTCTCGAGTATTATAACGAGTAGTGAAACCTCCTTTCTCTGTGTCGTCAATTGCCTTACAGAAATCTATTATGATATTTTatgttacaatttttaatcatttagCGGTTGGTGACGTACGTTTGCATTTAGCACAAGGATTAGCAAGATTATCACCACGACAGTTACTCAATATTCTAGACCAAATTCCAGAGCCTAACGCAAATCATCTGAGGACCTATCTTCAAACAGTTGGCATTACTGTTGCATAATACAAGCTAGATGTCCGAGATAGACTAAAGATTCATCTAATTACTcggaaaataaacaatatcGAACTAAGTGAACTGTAACAAAGAGGCACAAGaagttcttttttaatatttgttacGAAACGCTGCGAGACTGAACATTGTATCACTTGGTTATcatatgtaattaaataattcagcatttatttatcatttttatgtgATGCTGTTTGGAATCTGTGACTCCGACATCATAGAAATATTAACATTGTAGCACAACACTGATTGAAACAGTCAGCCGCTgtgttatttatatataacatTCCTgaggaattatttaaatcaattcaCTCTTtgtacattaaaaaaaaaaagtaaaacacGTCTCATTAGATTAGGTGATCTCTTGTTTAATAAACAGGTGAGTATCTAATCGAATGCTATGCTGTTGTATAATGGCCTGTGGATGAActaattgttaaataattttcaaagtgGGATGTACAATTTTTATGCCTACTGTATTTGTAATGATTGTTgaacaaaaaattttaatcacattttgtattttgaaCAAATTTGTTTCCACGTTGTTCCTTCTCATTCGTaaatgtaattgaaatttccCGCCTTTAAGTCTTCCATAACCGGTGTAGGATATCTCTATTAGAATTGTATAACTAAGatgaaaatattacttttatattaataaaacaattttacaTGTCAAGAATATTACAAACAcatcatttaataaatttttcaataaaataatacgTTATCACCTATTAcacttttttaaatgaataaaaataattttgtaaagtgTTCTTCATATTTAAAATACGATTGGTTGAACTAGAACAAAGAGGAGGTATAACTTGGTATGTACATACTTACATACACCCTCGATCATGCTCGGCGTCCCTCTAGGAAAAATGGCGGTCTAAGCTAATGGAGGGGAAGGTGTCTCCACCACTGGGTATAATATCGTGAGCCAGCAGGCATTATGCCTAATTTACAAGAAACACTTTTGTATTcgagaagaaataaaattttcttaaatgCGTTGAGTTAGTTTAGGCTACTAATGATCAACGTTTACTGTAAATGAGACAGCTCATACATGAGTAAGGAACTGTAAAGAAGCGCAGATTTTGTAAGAGTGGAGTGTAAAGTGCCACAAACGAAAATCAATGTAATGCGACAAATTGGAGTAAAAACACGATTTGAATTTGAATGAGAGAGATTGGCGCGGTGCGGCGGCTATACTGCTAACCTACGCACGGACGCTAATTTTTTGGTGGGCAGAAAGGAACCATAGTTCCTAGAGTACGCTACCCTCAAAGTAAAGGGTATGTGTAACCCTTGGAGGGAAAtacttaaataaataatcgcTAAAACAGTCGGTTTGTTAATTAAccaataaaatgaataatgagCTCGATTGGAAAGTCGGTTGTCAAAATAATTGATTATGCTTAGTTAAGCTTAAAGACGTCTGTGACGTCGGGTTCATTCTTAAGAATCaagattaattaatctttATATCGTGCTTACTGGGTCATTGATgttcttaataaaaaatggCTGTATGCCAATTACAGCAAACAATGACTATAACTGGCAATTTTCAGTCTCCTTcatgaatatttcaaacatatatgattataattaaagaatttgtttttatagtttatttattttgcaagactttatttatttaatgatttaaataatCGCTCTTTTACAATTAATCCGCATCGGTTATGATAttgtctttatttttttaagtttaaattgtaaattaaagtGTTGTAATGGTTTAATTTGTGTTGAAAATTAGAGTTTTTGTAAAGTAATTAagttaataaattgaaaaagttGTAAAAACTTAAGTTTAACTGATTTTTACGAAATAACCTTCCCACGCACCGAAACCGGTACAGGTAGCGTTCGGATACTAGGATCGTTGGTGTCGCTACAATCACGTATAAATGATATCGATGAGATGCACTGTATACCTGTTGAATCGTCTTTATATGTATCTACTTACTACaaaaagggtatagcaggataagatggtcaaaagtgcccttgagtcGATTTTATTTAGCAATGCACCATTTTAtagcttataataaaaaaccatTGTACACTAAGTTTCAACCTTGTATCTCAACCGGGAGGGAAGTTACagggtgagaaagaaaaagtgggttttgccatattttccctatttaatggcattcaaaaaatctgaaaaaattctagaatattctagcgatgtttctttatgattgtgaattttttcagatttttcggttgcaaatcctaggcgtgaaaaatcaaaaacgcaaaaaaaagtcgaaaaattgagatttcgggtagaaaCTTTCGAGacactagatttttactttcaccgtagttagatattagcatgactggtgtcctcaatttttttcagatttttcagtCGGGTGCGccgtgtttaaaaaaatcaaaaaccgatattttcgacatatttcgtgtgataacatgagaaataccttaaatttttatatctcCTTTATACACTGAGTGCATTATAtgatttctaacatttctGCATTGGACGGAGCAGGATCTGAATGGAGAGAGtgaagttattgtaaataattgaaaattatgcaGTTTATCTCCTAAAATATTCGAcagtttttcaaaaatatttcgaaaactAAGACCGAGCGgcgcggcggttatatgtacatataggaaaaaattgttcaaaatgttgatttctacaacatatttaaaaatcatcgaaatcggaacAGTCGTCcgcaatttaaataattatcaaagttttcaattttaataaaaataaaacaataataattgaaaataattaccaTCTAGACTGAACTATTACAAATTTATGAATATATGCGTTAAAGTTTATGAAAATAACCCATACCATTGAATTCGGtggaataatattttattacagaaaCGCACGTAAGATGATAATATGGATGCCAAAACGAAAACGATAAGAGTAAGCCTATAAAGAAAAACGCAAAAacaaaggaagaaaggaagaaacaaAAGAATGAAATCCGGAATGAAAGGAAAGAACGCTAAAACCGCAATGTACAAAACTTAAACCAACTCGAAACTCCCTTGCTTTCATTGCTATCCTCAACAATatgcaatataaaattaaatattaaatatcatataTGAATATTATATCTTACCTGCTCTCATTCATATTGTCTTGCAATCTTCGACTTTCACACAATTCacaatattattttcagaaGATATCTATTATATCTAACGTATCATAAATCATAAGTCACTTTGTTTACACGGCGTATGGCGTTTTTATTTAGTCGCGTTCCAAAATTCTCTGCCAGTACTGAAATCTAGTTAAGTAATGTAGATTTTCAATACTGGCAGTGAATTTCGGAACACGACTTATACCCAATGAGCATACATTTCTCGAAAATTATACGCTCATTGAATAGCGCGTGTCGCGTTATCATGCTGGTCTGCCGAGCAGTGTTCAGTTTTTTCACAGAGATAAAAAATATCGATGTTATGTAAAAAAGTATTGATAATCGATTAATTGATTTACAGAGACATCGACAAAAATAATCGATTATTGGGAAAAAGAACCTatcgatatttaattaatcgaaacATGTTGCCCATCCATAATTCCGTGATAATGCTGCGAGTAGTGTCTAAGTAGTAAGTAGTACTCACTACGCTCTGCAGTGTATAAATTAGTATTTGTCACGCTAGTATTTCTAAGCAAAAAGGTTTCTCAAACAACAGTAAGGTATTGTATGTACttaaatacatattaattttagaaaagaattctgtgcttttaatttttattattatagaaGATAGTGTGCACTTATGAAAGATAGTATGAGTTTGTCTGTTGTTTACGATATACATAATTCAGAAAATAATCATGGCTACCATCACCGCCAATAAAGCGAATATCTGCCGCTGTATTTTCTCGCTGTATCGTACAAGGTCTATCGTAGGTTTATGGTtactaaaaattaaaaattaaaaaaaaattaataaaaaaattagaaaaagttGGAAAAAATTTAGAATACAGAAGacaagaaaaatagaaattaaacaTCTATGCCAGATTACACCTTGAACGATAGCCGTTCTGATTTATACCAGGCTTGGAATTTAACCGCTCTTTTCGGCCAATTTTCAAATGCTACGCCTTTCTCTCGCCGCGCCTCGCGACGACCATCATCTTTGTGACACCTCAGGCGCGTGCCatatttgtattaatagctTTCCACATCATCCATGGAGCACGGTTCATGTGGTACACGTCTGAGGTGTCACAAAGAATATGCTCGTCGTGCGGATCAAGACGGGAAAAAGAGGGCGGGCGTCTGAAAATCGGCCGAAGAGTGGTTAATTTCCAAGTTTGACTTATACTAtgtgtaaaaaattatatcaacAATTCTATAAGATAttgaatattgaatttaaaaattgctcATACTCCGGAAGCCCTTGCAAGTTCTAAATAATTCTCATAAATCATTGGAGAAAAGCTCAAATGCGACTAgatattaatcattttaaacGATAATAAATTAGAGAAAAAAGGACCATTCTCTGGTTACGTAATTCGCAAAGTTTGAGCTTAGGTTTAAAGTCCGATCAGTATGAATCACTGATTAATTATCGCTCGCTTATCGTTGATGATCATCACATCGGAACTATATACCAAGTTTCTATCGCAATAGTATCCGATTGCCCGAAAGATAcaaaaaaatcattaataaaaacaattattaagaaaaaaaaacagttaattttcaaatttcaaattttaagctttctatttgccattttccattatttgtaccataacaaaattacttaaaataacctttttctattgttttcttttagttATTCAGGTATGTGTAATTTGCGGTGTAGATCACCGGTGACCCCCAtggcgttcaacgtgttaagcGTTTAATGTATTTTGCGACATCCTGGAACCAGGAACGTTTTTTTCGAGTGTGCAGTAAAAGTGTAGAGTATAATGATCAACAGTGTTGATCATCAACAATGTGATCAACGATGATCGCCTTCCGGCGGCCGGCAACACTGTAGCGCTCGTTGTATCTCCAAAGTTTTTAATAAGACACTCTATAGATAGTCAGGTTGGAACCCCCACTGCGTCAACGGTTGTTCGACACTTGACGATACCAGCTACTACATACAGCGAAGACGGTTGTGTTAGTTACGTCTGTTTAGGAAAAAttctacagggtgatcctctcgctagtggactcaaaggaagtgccgccacaatgTAGCATGAATGGACCTAAGCCGTTTTCTCGACGGGGGTGCATGTTTCGATGACAGAAAAGggggatatacagggtgattccctcggcgcgcaacacaatagccgccccgcacaatggaaccctgctATGTATGCGGGTAAAAAGACCCAGGGGCCATATCGCCGGACCCAAAACTGCTCTGTGTATGTTTATAGCTGAGAcgaagacaagaaacggaatagcaggggttccattgtgcggtaTGTCTATTGTGTTGCGcgccgagagaatcaccctgtagtTCCGAATAGCCCTGGCGGAGAGGGGGGGGGCCCAAATATAGAGCGGTATCCATATCA
This region of Osmia bicornis bicornis chromosome 5, iOsmBic2.1, whole genome shotgun sequence genomic DNA includes:
- the LOC114880696 gene encoding exportin-2, with the protein product MELTDDNLLTLSEYLKHTLSPDVNERRPAEKFLESVEVNQNYPLLLLHLVDKSEINITIRIAGAVAFKNYVKRNWKVEEDSVDRIHAQDRETIKKLIVNLMLHSPDSIQKQLSDAVSIIGKYDFPNKWPELIDQMVEKFNTGDFHVINGVLHTAHSLFKKYRYEFKSQSLWTEIKFVLDRFAKPLTDLFVATMNLTQVHANNVEALKVIYSSLVILSKVFYSLNFQDLPEFFEDNMAVWMRNFHTLLNTDVPSLQSSDDEEPEVIEQLKSQVCDNIGLYAQKYDEEFQPYLPQFVTAVWNLLTSTGQQPKYDTLVSNALQFLATVADRGQYRYLFVDPGTLSCICEKVIIPNMKFRESDNELFEDNPEEYIRRDIEGSDVDTRRRAACDLVKVLSKYFEAKIMEIFGAYIQVMLQNYAEKPAENWRSKDAAIYLVTSSASKAQTQKHGVTQSSELVPLPQFAMQHIEPELVKPNVNEFPVLKADAIKFIMTFRSVLPREMILGSLPQLIRHLSATNIVVHTYAACAIERILAMKGPDNLYLVKGTDLSPLTADLLKGLFACLNMPGSEENEYVMKAIMRSFGVLQEIVVPFLADLLPKLTEKLAIVSKNPSRPNFNHFLFETFALSIKIVCKTHKVAVSSFEEALFPIFQEILQQDVLEFLPYVFQILALLLELRTQDMPEAYLALFPCLLSSVLFERHANIHPLNRLLRAFISHGAHHIVAQDKTNGLLGVFQKLIASKANDHEGFLLLQSIIEHFAPNVLEPYVKQIFVLLFQRLSSSKTTKFVKGLIVFFAYYIIRYGATNLVTIIDQIQSQMFGMVIERVLLADLQKVSGDIERKVAAVGISNLLIDCPAMLERPFNTYYPRLLATLVEFFELPQDQTTLPEDDAFPEIEDAPGYQVGYSQLLCAKNPPKDPLEAVGDVRLHLAQGLARLSPRQLLNILDQIPEPNANHLRTYLQTVGITVA